From the genome of Brevundimonas sp. NIBR11:
ACTGTGAAGCTGACACGCGTCTGAGCCCGCTGTTGTCGAACAGTCAGGTTGATGAACGGCCACGCTTGGGGCCCGGGGAACGCCACGCTTTGCTGCGGGTTCGAAGGGTTCAACGCAGCAACGAGGAGTTTCCGTCGTGAAAATTCGTGACGTGATGAGCAAGGACGTCCAGGTCGCCCGGACGGGCGACACCCTTCAGGAGGTGGCTTCGCGCATGGCGTCCGGCGACTTCGGCTTTCTGCCGGTCGCCGACGGCGACAGCCTGGTGGGGACGATCACCGATCGCGACATCGCCGTGCGCGGCGTCGCGCAGGGCAAGCCCGCCTCTGCGGCGGTGACGGAAGTGATGACGTCCGGCGCGACGACGGTGCTGGACACCGACGATCTGAAGTCTGCGCTGGACCTGATGGGCGGCGGCAAGATCCGACGCCTGCCTGTGGTCGACAAACACGGCA
Proteins encoded in this window:
- a CDS encoding CBS domain-containing protein, encoding MKIRDVMSKDVQVARTGDTLQEVASRMASGDFGFLPVADGDSLVGTITDRDIAVRGVAQGKPASAAVTEVMTSGATTVLDTDDLKSALDLMGGGKIRRLPVVDKHGKLVGVVSLGDLSTRVKERYAGEALETISQPH